The sequence TTTTAGGTAcctatcaaataaaattattatttgtctattattggtattttttttaaaaacaaatgtgCTTCAACCAAATGACTTCATAATTATTCCTATTTAGGTGTTCCTCTTGTATACATAACTCAAACTATACGTTTtgaactttttaataaaatcttcgaTTGCACTGATAAAAAGAAATCTTTGATTgcactgataaaaaaaaatcttcgattacatataaaagaaaaaagaatataagaaaTGGGAATTTTTTATCTCAATGCAATGCCCTTGCTTCCATAATGTTAGTTGACATTTACAGATAGTTGGCACCAATCCTGAGGAACAGCAAAAGATGTTTGGTAGGCACTTTGAGCTTGAGGATGAACTTGTCAGCCACATCTCAAGGAAGTCAATTGATGTACTTAAAGCTAATTATAGGGTAAGTGATTGAATCTCACACATCGGGTTGTATACTGACCTTTCATCGCGTTAACCCTGGGTGGCATCGGGTGGCTTGGTTTTGCCATTCTTCATGCATTATGTTTAAATTGTTGCTTATTTTGTAACTCTATAATATGCAGGATGATCTGTCTATTGAGGAGTGGAAGTTGGTTGTGAAATTGAAGACTCTTTTCAAGATACAATGATGAGGCAACTTCGAGTAGCTTTTCAAGAACAAGGAGCTTCATCGAGACTCGTCTGTTACAAACAATGATGCAGAAGCCAAAGCCTTTTTGCCCAAAGTGACCAATtaaattggtttgatttttgtgaaaatcatgttattttgttttttgttttgtttttttttgttttgtttttgtttttttttttggtggtggCATAAGAAAGAGGTTTCTGTACAAACAGGCAACCGAGGGAATGTGATAATGATTATATAGAGGGGTCATATGATGTTGATATCTTGGcaataaatttgttaaaaaagaaaaaaatataatataccgGCTGGTATTTTCAAACACAGTGATCCCATTCATGGTAATTCACAGACAAGTATCAGAAGATATCaagttttttttcatcttttggtCATTTATTGTCATGTCTCCCTTCTACATTTTGGGTATGAAACATGcaattcctttcttttctttttgtttatagGCATTGCATTCGAAAGAAATAAAAGCATAATGTCCAAGAATGGATCAAACCAGCAATTAATGAATCGGAGGAAGTGCTGTTAAGGTAAGGGTCCATCCAGTTGCGAAGTGGGGAAAGTTGAAAGTGATACATTGGTCTAAATGATGTGTTATAGCATTCATGCTCCTATTGGTATTTTGCGCAAAGCATATTTGGCTGCAATTTTTGAGTGGATCTCCTATTTTACTGGATGATGATTTCAGTGGTTCTCCTGTTCTATTCCATAAATTTGGTCCAGAACATAGCCTGTTTCAGTTGGTGGGGTTGTTTGGGCGAAGATGATAGATGCTCAAATCCTATATAAAGATATGAAACGTGTGAACTCAAGTGTTTTGGACTCTAAGATCTACAGTGAACCTTAATTTGAGGTTTAATACATGAAGGGATCCAGGATGGGGTCTTAAGATAAATTGTAACTGAACATTCTTAAAACTATAAAAGTTTAACCAAATAGTCTAAGTTTTTATATCggtgaaataatatttacatttCTAAGGTGTGCAAGTTTCGCACACTCTATAgatttatcaactttttttaaagggagtgcACGAGACTTGCACACcttaaaattgtatctagcGTTATTCTTTATATCAATAATACTTAAGCCCCTAACAAATGCTTTTTCAGATTGCCAACCATAATACAAATTCTATTAGGTATGGATATAGTGTTAAATCATTGAAAAGCTAAAAGGCCATGAAGTCGATTTCAAAAAAATGTTGCCATGGTTGCGTTGATAACTGATAGATCAGTGGGTTCACATGTTGGAAAGTATGTAAAATATTAGGTTCATGCTCGTCtggttatataaataaaatgagataagatgaaatgaaagtacgataatttttattttagaatttaaaaaattaatttttttatattttatttaaaaatttaaaaaaaattataataattaaatgagataataGTTTGTGTAACCAACTAAATTAGATAGTTTTAATACATGCTCCTTTATCTTTTATCGTGCTTTCAGGATAAAAGTTATAGGTTTTGCGAACTACTAAGTGCCAACTTTCTTGACTATAACAGTATAACTTCGCTTTATGCGCCTAAAGGAAGGAAAAAGACAGCAAGTTAATCAagctattgtaatatatatatatatatatatatatatatatatatatatatatgaaaatttctatttatcatcttcacgtactacatattatatatatatatatattttttaatcttgttaaatatgtggtatatagatgatgaatagaaaaattcaataagtttaagaataatcaaaccaaaaaaaaaattaagaatttaaaaaaataaaataaatgtggtgtgtggtgtgtgggaatgatgagtagtaaaactctctatatatatgtattcagagttttgttatgtacaagcaagtttacTTACCAATCTGTATACTAATATTgctgccttcatattctaaatttaaattagtaatattttcaataaaatctactttctgatcAATCAGATTGAATAGGTGCGCGTATTAGTACGtaaaatcgcttacaattagataaaatctactctctctctctctctctctctctcttatatatatatatatatatatatatatatatatatatatatatatatatatacacacacacacacagacacacacacacacatatttgcAAATAATCCATGTCTGAGTTAGGTTCAATTACTGTACGTTTGTATAAGCTTTCCGGCCAAGTTCAGTTACAAAAcagaattaaaaaagaaaaatcttgatcGAATTTCCAATTCTCAAATCGACTCAACCCCAGATCCGAAGGAAACTTGCCCCACtgatttaggattttttatttattattattttctatgatTTAACATATAGAATTGGAAGTTAAGTTTGGTCTTTAAAACTTAAACCAAGTCTATTTATTTCTATAATAATCAAGGCcgatttaaataattaatatgagTAATCATAATTTAAGAACATTAATTAATGCGGCTCCCTGATCATAATTAAgatcaaatattaatatattttctcatccaCTCCTTGGCCTCCATAATAAGAAATCTTGGAGACCATGCATGATCATGACCTAGAGTCAACTCGAATATTATAGtcttacctctctctctctctctctctctctctctctctatatatatatatatatatatatatctatatatatgaaatatataaagaatatatacttatatagatgcaataagatttttcatacTGGCATTGTAAATGATTCTTGatgcacttatatatatatatattggcattTTTGTTCTTGATTTAGTTTTTCAATAAAGAtagatatatattgttttttaaaaaaagcatgGCCAAGACAAATACATTAAGGGGCATGCAATAGATAATTTAGAGACAAAATTAGCTGCCACAATCTCCTAATTAGGATGTTGGGTTGTCACATctgatgcatgcatatatatatatatatatatatatatatagatagataatGCGAGGGCTAACTGCTTATCCAATTAATGATATCATATCATTCCATAACTTAGAATATTATAGTACTGCAGAGCTTCCTCTAAAGACTCTACTACAGGCATGTTAGACTGCATTTGATTGACAATATTCCTTCTGAGACACTGCGACAACACAAGGCTCTACACTCATGTTTAATAAGAACTGTGGCTGCGGAGGACTTCAATTTGTTGATCATCAGCATGCATGTTTATCTGTGGACGAGTACactccacagagagagagagacagagtggTCATAAATCGTGATTAACTGGTTTTAGCATCCATCTGATACAAGGAAAGATGCAATAGAGAAGACagaggaagggaaaaaaaaaaactgtcgtGACTGGTTACATTACCAGGAGAAAGAGAGGGCACATAAACAAAGAACATTGTGTATGTAGTTGGAGATTGGGGTATATTAATATCACAGATTCACAGCCCACTAGATGCAATCAACTTGGTCAACCCAAAGGTTATAGCCATGGCAATCAAACCTCCAAGCAAAACCCTCACAACAGACCTAAACACAGGGGCCTTACCTAACAGAGCCCCCAGCCACCCAAAAACCACCAAAGCCAAGCTCACTGTACCAACAATCAACCCCACTCTCACCTTATACTCCTCTATAAATGAAGCTGCTAGCAGTGGAACCAATGCACCCACAGAAAAGGCAAGAGCTGATGCTGCAGCAGCTTGCATGGGGTTGGGcaaactctctttctcttcctcttctgaTCTGTCTTCACCATTTCCCCTTTGATTGTCTCTTTTCAGCTGGGCCAACTCTATGTCCAACTGTGAGTACACTGACACAAACTCTCCTATGGCCATGCTGCAAGCCCCAGCAACAAGACCAGCAAACCCAGTAAGTATCATGGCCTTTACATCTTGTTTAACAGCTCCAACACCCATCATTAATGAGGCTGTTGACACCAACCCATCATTGGCTCCTAAGACAGCTGCACGTAGCCATTGAGATCTTTTAGAGTAGTCAAATTCCTTGGTTTCAAGCTCTAGGGCTGACTGTTGCTCGAGGTCCATGGAGGGAATGGTGAATTTGGCACCATTGAGGGATGTTTGGTTGGATGCCATGGTTGTTAATGaacaaataatgatatgaactgCAGAGGAGAAGTGTGGAGGACACACGCAATTGGAGATGGGTACGTACGTATTTATGGATGGAGATCTCTAATTATGGAGGCAATGGTGGGGTCTGCCCACTGATTGAGAGAAGAATTCAGctttataattatgaaaaagaattagaaaacAACCTTGTAAATGGTCCAAAAAATAATGGCAATGGCTGTCTCATTAGCTAATGGATAATGGAAGTTTGAAACACTGAGGCTGAGTGCCATATCTGGGGAATAGTACATAGCAGGAAATGGGAGATAGATCAGGcgaaggaaatgaaagaaaaaatcacCGCAAATTGTGTATTTAGAATTATTACAGACACAaagaatttacataaaaataaactcacaaactaacatGGCATCATggaatttgttaaatttattttataataaaagtaactttataattgaCATACCCCATCAAGTTAGTCGcatcaatttgtagatttacttttgtgtaatctctttgtgactaGAGAAATCTTGTGGCTAGAGAATGTCTCTCTTCTTCAAACTGGAGAATATCAACATTAATTAAAGccaaaaaaaagttagaaagaAACAATAGGAGATTTTTTAATGGTATGTTTGGTAGGATGGATTTAGGAGGGGGATTTGGATTTGGCCGGCCGGGGCCTTTAAAATCCAAATCACTTGTACTTGGCCAGATTATATATTAagattggatttggatttataTTAACAAGGCCAAACAAGCATTTAAGCTTTTCAAAATCTTAGATCTAATTACAATCATGCATGATTGATTTGAAATCCAACTCTAAAttcaaatatacatatataccaAGTTCTTCaatctaaacgcaacctaaatgAAAGTGAGCAAAACAGGGGGGGGAAACTGCCGGCAAGGAAAGAATTTTCTTGGGTGCATTACGTTTTCTTGAGAAGATCAGCTAGCATAGAGATGATCAGACCGGACACCGAGAAGTACTTCATCctaaaagaaggaaagaaaaggagataCACTTTAAGGCGGTTACACATGCAGTCAGCTTTGTTGTTCATGACTAAAGCATGATCACAACCAACATCATGACCTGAAGTAACAAATTAGCAAAGAAACgaaggaaggaagaaaaacGGACGGAAAAAGGTTTTGAACTGCTCGATCGAGTTCTTCGGTTACAGAACTACGTACGTCGACTTTCACTAACTTTTTGGATGAAACAACGTATAATGGAATTCATGGATCTtcatttgacattttttatatcataataATGGAAATTTGCCTCTAATTATAAAGGTTCAAATTCTTCTGATCAGggaattataatatatattataccggaggcatatatatatatatatatagagagagagagagagagagagtatatatttatagaataatgttataataCACCATACTTTCATGTTATTATGTAAGATgtacatttatcactattgaatgataaaaaatatcaataaaagatcatctaatagtgataaatatgtcacatcttacaatatataaatgagataaaagtggGAATTGTAGTTCTATGACGTAtagaattttctatatatatatatagttgcatgCGCCAAGGCATGAGTGTATGAActtgttcatgtatttttttttttaaaaaaaaaaagaggacgaCACAtccatttattaataaaaactcTTATTTAGGTGAGGAAACGAACATAATTACAACAATAAGCCCAACCAAAGTCCCgacgaaaaacaaaaaatatcactACAATAGAGTTTTTCGTTGCAAAAACCCGCGGTATGATGATCTGTTGTAGTATGTTTCGGCAACATCGTCCGACAAAACgtataaatcttataaaatgtTGGCAAGTCATGCAGAAATATTAGATTCAGAGTGGAGATCAGATAGTTTGATGGCTTGCCTTTACTCATGACCTAATTATCAGCACAGCAAAAGTACTACGTACTATATCCACATGAATTAAGGGCTCCGTTCTTGCATGCATGGCAGCTCCGGCCtcatttttcatgattaataaataccacctagctagctagtatagTATGAAAACGGCCTATCTGATCAGTACTCGGCCTGATGAATCTAACTAGCAAGAATTAAGTAGGGTGGAGATCGTCGAGAAAATCAAGTTGCCCAACCAAAATCTTGGATATCCAAATGCAACATTGATACTTAATTTTAAgggttctatttattttataccaCTTCAAGATCATGCATGTAAtctttcttagatttttttttatctattaattaatttggctgttatttttttatgatatataactttatatataatagaaatgctttaataaaaaaaatttcacaaaagtaaactcacgtACAAATTAATGTAACTTGATTTGGTACTTAAGATTGTAAAACCagtacttttattgtaaagtagatctaatgtattatataaaatcatgtcagtttatgtttat comes from Juglans microcarpa x Juglans regia isolate MS1-56 chromosome 8S, Jm3101_v1.0, whole genome shotgun sequence and encodes:
- the LOC121244561 gene encoding vacuolar iron transporter homolog 4-like, with the translated sequence MASNQTSLNGAKFTIPSMDLEQQSALELETKEFDYSKRSQWLRAAVLGANDGLVSTASLMMGVGAVKQDVKAMILTGFAGLVAGACSMAIGEFVSVYSQLDIELAQLKRDNQRGNGEDRSEEEEKESLPNPMQAAAASALAFSVGALVPLLAASFIEEYKVRVGLIVGTVSLALVVFGWLGALLGKAPVFRSVVRVLLGGLIAMAITFGLTKLIASSGL